One genomic region from Anabaena sp. PCC 7108 encodes:
- a CDS encoding PEP-CTERM sorting domain-containing protein yields the protein MNSKFISTLAAATTLAGIVATAGTANAASLSYTASSGDYSPTDFSETLSIQKFDSSLGTLTSVFLEITGSIKANAGLESLSASSSTITANVGADMYLTQDNNQLFFIKPTNSESYQATAFDGQIDFSGTSGKTINDIMDSEYKNTTLTSDLYDLAAYIGSGNIDFLFSATAKSSVSGSGNIVSQINTNAKGTLKVTYNYDSPYSTQVPEPSTLLGFGLVAGFGMLSQRKKSRFQISK from the coding sequence ATGAACTCTAAATTTATCAGCACTTTAGCAGCCGCCACTACCTTAGCAGGAATTGTTGCCACCGCCGGAACTGCAAATGCAGCTTCCCTCTCTTATACTGCTTCTTCTGGTGATTATTCTCCAACGGATTTTAGTGAAACACTCAGTATCCAAAAATTTGACTCATCTTTAGGTACACTGACGAGTGTTTTCCTAGAAATTACTGGTTCTATCAAGGCAAATGCAGGCTTAGAAAGCCTCAGTGCATCTTCATCTACAATCACAGCAAATGTTGGTGCAGATATGTATTTAACCCAGGATAACAATCAGTTGTTTTTCATCAAGCCCACTAATAGTGAATCTTACCAAGCTACTGCATTTGATGGACAAATTGATTTTAGTGGCACTTCTGGAAAGACAATTAATGACATCATGGACTCGGAATATAAAAACACGACTTTAACTAGTGACCTATATGACCTAGCCGCATATATTGGTTCTGGAAATATAGACTTTTTGTTTTCAGCTACAGCTAAATCAAGCGTTTCAGGATCTGGTAATATTGTTTCTCAGATCAATACAAATGCTAAAGGAACACTGAAAGTTACATATAACTATGATAGTCCCTACTCAACTCAAGTACCTGAACCCTCTACTTTACTGGGATTTGGTTTAGTTGCTGGTTTTGGTATGTTATCACAACGCAAAAAAAGCCGATTTCAAATCTCAAAGTAA
- a CDS encoding LysR family transcriptional regulator, which produces MSDLPFTLDQLRILKAIAAEGSFKRAADSLYVSQPAVSLQVQNLERQLDVPLFDRGGRRAQLTEAGHLLLSYGEKILSLCQETCRAIEDLQNLQGGTLIVGASQTTGTYLLPRMIGMFRQKYPDVAVQLHVHSTRRTAWSVANGQVDLAIIGGEIPGELAESLEIVPYAEDELALILPTFHPFAKLETIQKEDLYKLQFIALDSQSTIRKVIDQVLARCEIDTRRFKLEMELNSIEAIKNAVQSGLGAAFVSTSAIAKELQMGVLHHTPIDGVVVKRTLWLIVNPNRYRSKAAEAFSQEILPQFATSGWNEDTLKLPQKDLVVTTLDTLTLNSSDAD; this is translated from the coding sequence ATGTCTGACCTTCCTTTCACTTTAGATCAGTTACGCATTCTCAAAGCGATCGCCGCAGAGGGGAGTTTTAAGCGTGCCGCTGATAGTCTTTATGTCTCCCAACCAGCAGTTAGTTTGCAGGTACAAAACCTAGAACGCCAACTGGATGTACCTTTATTTGACAGAGGAGGACGACGCGCCCAATTAACCGAAGCAGGGCATCTACTCCTGAGCTATGGTGAAAAAATTCTCAGTCTGTGCCAAGAAACCTGTCGTGCTATTGAGGATTTACAAAATCTCCAAGGTGGTACTTTAATTGTCGGGGCTTCTCAAACTACCGGCACTTATCTTTTGCCGCGCATGATTGGAATGTTCCGACAAAAGTATCCAGATGTGGCAGTGCAATTGCACGTCCACTCTACCCGTCGCACGGCTTGGAGTGTGGCTAATGGACAAGTAGATTTAGCTATCATCGGTGGAGAAATTCCCGGTGAATTGGCAGAATCTTTAGAAATTGTTCCTTACGCAGAAGATGAACTGGCGCTGATTTTGCCGACATTCCATCCCTTTGCTAAACTCGAAACAATTCAAAAAGAAGACCTATATAAACTACAATTCATTGCCCTCGATTCTCAATCTACTATCCGTAAAGTCATTGATCAAGTATTAGCGCGCTGCGAGATTGATACCAGGCGTTTTAAATTGGAAATGGAACTAAATTCCATCGAAGCTATTAAAAATGCTGTGCAATCTGGTTTAGGGGCTGCCTTTGTCTCTACTTCTGCGATCGCTAAAGAGTTACAAATGGGTGTGCTACACCATACCCCTATTGACGGTGTGGTTGTCAAGCGAACCCTGTGGCTGATTGTGAATCCCAATCGTTATCGTTCTAAAGCAGCAGAAGCCTTCAGTCAGGAAATCTTACCTCAGTTTGCTACTTCTGGATGGAATGAAGATACGTTAAAATTACCACAAAAGGATTTAGTGGTAACTACATTGGATACCTTAACACTCAATTCCTCTGACGCAGACTGA
- a CDS encoding protein kinase, with protein MEVYCTRPHCSRPKNYFADLDDITTLKTTQQKYCTNCGMPLILRDRYLPIKLLGQGGFGAAFLAIDRDTPRMRQCVVKQFQPMGNLTEETLKKARVLFTQEAGVLEEIGNEHKQIPNLFAFFTITLPSLQLNQADQFFYLVQEYIDGQNLEEELIQNGNFSEDKVLEILREILPVLRFIHDRGIIHRDIKPSNIMRRRDGKLFLLDFGAVKQVTNAPSGSATSTGIYSMGFAPPEQMSGNQVFPSTDLYAFAVTLITLMTGKEASQLFDAYTNQWKWRRQATVNDRLADILDKMLLPAASQRFQSAAEVLEAIIALSVPPPVLQQTQPPQTPAPQRKITVKPAFTTWELLAGAAFSGFEGALIAIALFSLVKNPIITLAISIVILSGLILAQTRRWLEKFDLLIIPGITLAIIFFIPLLRSSLGIQQLMILTVTSALIAIAITTIFRLIYKLLSSII; from the coding sequence ATGGAAGTCTACTGCACTCGTCCACATTGCTCACGCCCAAAAAATTATTTTGCTGATTTAGATGATATTACAACTTTAAAAACAACCCAGCAAAAATACTGCACAAACTGTGGTATGCCATTAATTTTGCGTGACCGCTATTTACCAATTAAACTTTTGGGACAGGGAGGATTTGGTGCAGCTTTTTTGGCAATTGATCGGGATACTCCGAGAATGCGTCAATGTGTGGTTAAGCAATTTCAGCCTATGGGCAATTTAACAGAAGAAACTCTAAAAAAGGCCAGAGTCCTGTTTACACAAGAAGCAGGAGTTTTAGAAGAAATAGGTAACGAACACAAACAAATACCTAACCTATTTGCTTTTTTTACTATCACACTTCCAAGTTTGCAACTAAATCAAGCAGACCAGTTTTTTTATTTAGTCCAAGAATATATTGATGGGCAAAATCTCGAAGAAGAATTAATTCAAAATGGTAATTTTTCCGAAGATAAAGTACTAGAAATACTCAGAGAAATTCTCCCAGTACTCAGGTTTATTCACGATAGAGGCATTATTCACAGAGACATTAAACCCTCTAATATCATGCGTCGTCGAGATGGTAAACTATTTTTGCTGGATTTTGGCGCAGTTAAACAAGTTACCAATGCTCCTTCTGGTTCCGCTACTTCCACAGGAATCTATTCTATGGGATTTGCTCCCCCTGAACAGATGTCAGGAAATCAAGTATTTCCATCTACAGATTTGTACGCTTTTGCGGTTACTCTCATCACTTTAATGACAGGAAAAGAAGCAAGTCAGCTATTTGATGCCTATACTAACCAATGGAAATGGCGAAGACAAGCCACTGTCAACGACAGACTAGCGGATATTTTAGACAAAATGCTGCTCCCGGCCGCTAGTCAACGCTTTCAGTCAGCAGCAGAAGTATTGGAAGCTATTATTGCTCTCTCAGTTCCTCCACCAGTATTACAACAAACACAACCACCTCAAACACCAGCACCTCAGCGGAAAATAACAGTTAAACCAGCTTTTACAACTTGGGAACTATTAGCTGGGGCTGCTTTTAGTGGTTTTGAAGGAGCATTAATAGCGATCGCTCTTTTTAGTTTAGTCAAAAACCCCATCATTACTTTAGCTATTTCCATTGTGATTTTGAGTGGTTTGATTTTGGCTCAAACCAGACGCTGGTTGGAAAAATTTGACTTATTAATTATTCCCGGAATTACTTTGGCAATTATATTTTTTATCCCACTTTTACGGAGTAGCTTGGGCATTCAGCAATTAATGATTTTAACAGTTACATCTGCACTAATCGCCATTGCTATAACAACCATATTTCGACTAATTTATAAATTACTATCTTCAATAATTTAA
- a CDS encoding ABC transporter substrate-binding protein, with the protein MSQKNEIKVLVISLLLTTGLIGGGIWLFIHSSGVNFSSNTAANQTNNGNKSISERISFGDKSLTPGEISSAKKDGIQALANKSYDKAIADLTTSLKLKPNDPEALIYLNNTRIGNSKSYTIFASLPMGTDPNAALEVLRGIAQAQNEINAAGGIKGVLLKVGIANDDDNPEISKQIAANLVKNSEVLGVVGPNTSDATLAAGAVYNSGELVAISPTSTSVKLSNFSPYVFRTVPSDFMAARTLANYMVKTLQKKKAVVFFNSQSNYSQSLKSEFVSSLALEGGQISSEVDLSQANFSAAKSVERAIKEGTEVLMLAANTETLDKALQVVQVNQKRLTLLGGDDVYTLKTLELGREQAMGMVVAVPWHIDGETKSNFPQKSRQLWGGDVSWRTALGYDATKAFIASLEINPTRSGIQQALVSSDFTATGASGAIRFLQSGDRNAPIQLVKIISGNRSRTGYDFEPIRNQLKN; encoded by the coding sequence ATGTCTCAAAAAAATGAAATTAAAGTTTTAGTTATCTCTTTACTATTAACAACAGGTTTAATAGGTGGAGGCATTTGGTTGTTTATTCATAGTTCTGGCGTTAATTTTAGTAGTAATACCGCTGCCAATCAAACAAATAACGGCAACAAATCAATTAGCGAACGGATTAGTTTTGGGGATAAATCCTTAACTCCTGGAGAAATATCTTCAGCTAAAAAAGACGGCATCCAGGCTTTAGCTAATAAAAGTTATGACAAAGCAATTGCCGATTTAACAACATCTTTAAAACTCAAACCTAACGACCCAGAAGCGCTAATATATCTGAATAATACCAGGATTGGAAATAGCAAAAGTTATACCATTTTTGCATCACTTCCAATGGGAACAGATCCCAATGCCGCTTTAGAAGTTTTACGGGGTATTGCTCAAGCTCAAAATGAAATTAATGCTGCTGGGGGAATTAAGGGAGTTCTCTTAAAAGTAGGCATAGCTAACGACGATGATAATCCAGAAATATCTAAACAAATTGCTGCCAATTTAGTTAAAAATTCGGAAGTGTTAGGTGTAGTTGGTCCTAATACAAGTGATGCAACTTTAGCAGCAGGTGCTGTCTATAACTCCGGAGAACTTGTAGCTATTTCTCCTACCAGCACTTCAGTAAAACTCTCTAACTTTAGCCCCTATGTTTTTCGCACAGTTCCCAGTGATTTTATGGCTGCTAGAACCTTAGCTAACTACATGGTAAAAACCTTGCAGAAAAAAAAAGCTGTAGTTTTCTTCAATTCTCAAAGTAACTATAGCCAATCTTTAAAATCTGAATTTGTTTCTTCTTTGGCTTTGGAGGGTGGACAAATATCAAGCGAGGTTGATTTATCTCAGGCTAATTTTAGTGCAGCTAAAAGTGTAGAACGGGCAATTAAAGAAGGAACAGAAGTGTTGATGTTAGCCGCGAATACTGAAACTTTGGACAAAGCACTGCAAGTAGTTCAGGTTAATCAGAAACGCTTAACTTTACTGGGAGGTGATGATGTTTATACCCTCAAAACTTTAGAACTCGGTAGAGAACAAGCAATGGGAATGGTAGTAGCCGTTCCGTGGCATATTGATGGTGAAACCAAATCAAATTTTCCCCAAAAATCTCGACAGTTATGGGGTGGTGATGTAAGTTGGCGTACTGCCCTGGGCTATGATGCTACAAAAGCCTTTATTGCATCTCTAGAAATTAATCCCACCCGGTCTGGAATTCAACAAGCTTTAGTGTCGTCAGATTTTACTGCTACAGGTGCTTCTGGTGCAATTCGCTTTTTACAATCAGGCGATCGCAATGCCCCAATTCAACTTGTAAAAATTATTTCCGGTAATCGTTCCCGTACTGGATATGACTTTGAGCCAATCCGAAACCAGTTAAAAAATTAA
- a CDS encoding DALR anticodon-binding domain-containing protein: protein MNFLSDYTNRGEILCIEDIKIPLHQGGDHEKILYISSLALRLSTSDNSKAMEIAWEIAAYLSANCGEIFRVKIVPPAWVCIELTHPTLADWLHSITVESTGLKSVKSSYQTQHTDKLVFTIQYTHARCCSLLRLAHREGLIELVDESMNFRYFQSAQSIPWLDHDQKLRFHQPDEFRLIHQLIKLVDDLVYPDAMSVVNWEKAGLKLSQAFDNFWCNCRIWGEVKINSLALAQARLGLLIATKLVLKSVLEAKLGVFAPLEL, encoded by the coding sequence ATGAATTTTCTAAGTGATTATACTAATCGTGGAGAAATTCTATGCATAGAGGATATAAAAATTCCTCTACATCAAGGTGGAGATCATGAAAAGATTTTGTATATTTCCAGTCTTGCTCTGAGGCTATCAACCAGTGATAATTCAAAAGCTATGGAAATTGCTTGGGAAATTGCTGCTTATTTATCGGCAAACTGTGGCGAAATTTTTAGAGTCAAAATAGTTCCCCCTGCTTGGGTTTGTATAGAGCTTACTCATCCTACTCTAGCAGATTGGCTGCACAGTATTACGGTTGAAAGTACTGGATTAAAAAGTGTTAAAAGTAGTTATCAAACCCAACATACTGATAAACTAGTATTTACTATTCAATATACTCATGCACGCTGCTGTTCATTATTACGATTAGCTCACCGAGAGGGCTTAATTGAACTTGTAGATGAAAGTATGAATTTTCGTTATTTTCAGTCCGCACAATCTATACCGTGGCTTGATCATGATCAAAAATTGCGTTTCCATCAACCGGATGAATTTCGTCTCATTCACCAGCTGATAAAATTGGTAGACGATTTGGTATATCCTGATGCCATGAGTGTAGTCAACTGGGAAAAAGCAGGGCTAAAATTGAGCCAAGCTTTTGATAATTTTTGGTGTAATTGCCGGATTTGGGGTGAAGTGAAAATTAATTCATTGGCATTAGCCCAAGCTAGACTGGGATTGCTGATAGCTACTAAGTTGGTGTTAAAGTCTGTATTAGAGGCAAAATTGGGGGTTTTCGCACCTCTAGAGTTATAG
- a CDS encoding Crp/Fnr family transcriptional regulator → MTSLYSAERSLLPMQSQSSFSEASRPFLTWQRILDWAQEHYRCRTFSKDERIPARPGLLYLVQRGAIRMVGTAQVSATASQLTSRRINRTPEEAFLGFVGAGQPFEIVAQSPFTLQSYAHVDQTAVLWMYWHDLDNWPHFRREVMDAFRYQHQRKLLWLSALGQRRTIDRLLGFLTLLIEEYGEPAMSETDPDVIRGYCLPFPLTHAQIGSAIGSTRVTVTRLMGKLRQRGLILTQGDNLICLPAESINRAN, encoded by the coding sequence ATTACGTCTTTGTATTCAGCCGAACGCTCTTTGTTACCTATGCAATCTCAATCCTCTTTTTCCGAGGCATCACGGCCTTTTCTCACTTGGCAACGAATTCTTGATTGGGCTCAAGAACACTACCGCTGCCGCACCTTCAGCAAAGATGAGCGTATTCCAGCTAGACCTGGATTGCTCTATTTAGTGCAAAGAGGTGCAATCCGCATGGTAGGAACAGCCCAAGTTAGTGCTACTGCCAGTCAACTAACATCTCGACGCATCAACAGAACCCCAGAAGAAGCCTTTTTGGGTTTTGTGGGAGCAGGACAACCATTTGAGATCGTTGCTCAATCGCCTTTTACACTCCAGTCTTATGCTCACGTTGACCAAACTGCGGTGTTATGGATGTATTGGCATGATTTAGATAACTGGCCTCACTTCCGTCGTGAAGTTATGGATGCGTTTAGATATCAACACCAGCGCAAACTCTTGTGGTTAAGTGCCTTGGGACAACGGCGCACAATTGACCGACTCTTAGGATTTCTCACCTTGTTGATTGAGGAATATGGGGAGCCAGCAATGAGCGAAACTGATCCCGATGTAATTCGTGGTTATTGCCTACCCTTTCCTCTCACCCATGCCCAAATAGGCAGCGCAATTGGTTCGACTCGTGTCACAGTTACCCGCTTGATGGGTAAATTGCGTCAACGCGGCCTCATCCTCACTCAAGGGGATAATTTGATTTGCTTGCCAGCAGAATCAATTAACAGAGCCAACTAA
- a CDS encoding NnrU family protein gives MMLNPWFTSSHFVMLGLQLAFAIAHSGGAALRPWAEKYVGPRLYRILFALVSLPLAVILITYFFNHRYDGWQLWQVQGVPGIQPLIWVLSAISFLFLYPATFNLLEIAAIQKPQVNLYETGIIRITRHPQMVGQVIWCVAHSLWLGTTFAIVTSLGLVLHHLFGVWHGDRRLSNRYGEAFETVKQRTSIIPFQAILDGRQSLQWEEFLRPAYLGVGIFVALLWWSHPLLIVATSRLVW, from the coding sequence ATGATGCTGAATCCTTGGTTTACCTCCAGTCATTTTGTCATGCTGGGCTTACAGTTAGCTTTTGCGATCGCCCATAGTGGAGGAGCCGCTTTGCGCCCTTGGGCAGAAAAATACGTTGGACCAAGGCTTTATCGCATTTTGTTTGCATTAGTTAGCCTACCCTTAGCGGTGATATTAATCACTTACTTTTTTAATCACCGTTATGATGGCTGGCAACTTTGGCAAGTGCAAGGTGTACCAGGAATCCAACCTCTCATTTGGGTGCTGTCAGCGATTTCATTTTTATTTTTATATCCTGCTACATTCAATCTACTAGAAATTGCGGCTATTCAAAAGCCCCAAGTCAATCTCTATGAGACAGGAATTATTCGTATTACCCGTCATCCCCAAATGGTAGGACAAGTTATTTGGTGTGTCGCTCATAGCCTTTGGCTAGGAACTACCTTTGCAATTGTGACATCATTGGGTTTGGTGTTACACCATTTATTTGGGGTTTGGCATGGCGATCGGCGATTGAGCAACCGCTATGGAGAAGCCTTTGAAACGGTCAAACAGCGAACTTCAATTATTCCTTTTCAAGCAATTCTTGATGGTCGTCAATCTCTCCAATGGGAGGAATTTCTCCGACCTGCATATTTAGGGGTTGGTATTTTTGTGGCGTTGCTGTGGTGGTCGCACCCGCTGTTAATCGTAGCAACCAGTAGGTTAGTATGGTAG
- a CDS encoding NAD(P)H-quinone oxidoreductase subunit 5 — MEVIYQYAWMIPVLPLLGAMLVGLGLISINQVTNRLRQLNAVVIISLMGAAMGLSLALLWSQFQGHAPYLRTLEWAAAGNFHLTMGYTIDHLTALMLVIVTTVAFLVMIYTDGYMAHDPGYVRFYAYLSLFGSSMLGLVVSPNLVQVYIFWELVGMCSYLLVGFWYDRKAAADACQKAFVTNRVGDFGLLLGILGLFWATGSFDFMIMGDRLSELVETGSVSNFLAIVLAILVFLGPVAKSAQFPLHVWLPDAMEGPTPISALIHAATMVAAGVFLIARMYPVFEHVPAAMNVIAFTGAFTAFLGATIAMTQNDIKKGLAYSTISQLGYMVMAMGVGAYSAGLFHLMTHAYFKAMLFLGSGSVIHGMEGVVGHDAVLAQDMRLMGGLRKYMPATGITFLIGCLAISGIPPFAGFWSKDEILGAAFAANPLLWFIGWLTAGITAFYMFRMYFSTFEGKFRGNDEKIKTQLKNAAAAAAEKLGAAELAPNFGPGAMKKGELDSHSHDSHGHSTSPHESPWTMTLPLLVLAIPSMLIGLTGTPYANYFEQFIYSPNESLAEVMEKAAEFDPHEFYIMAGSSIAISVVGITLAVLMYLARKIDPAAIASKIKPLYELSLNKWYFDDIYHRVFVLGLRRVARQVMEVDFRVVDGAVNLTGFFTLVSGEGLKYLESGRVQFYALIVFGAVLGLVIVFGVT, encoded by the coding sequence ATGGAAGTAATCTATCAGTATGCCTGGATGATTCCAGTATTACCTCTTTTGGGAGCAATGCTGGTCGGTCTAGGGCTAATCTCGATAAATCAGGTAACAAACCGCCTGCGGCAGCTTAACGCTGTGGTAATCATCTCCCTGATGGGAGCAGCTATGGGGCTGTCGTTGGCTTTGCTATGGAGTCAATTTCAAGGCCATGCGCCTTATCTCCGTACCCTGGAATGGGCAGCAGCAGGTAATTTTCATCTGACAATGGGCTACACTATTGACCACCTCACAGCCTTAATGCTGGTGATTGTGACAACAGTAGCCTTCCTGGTGATGATTTACACTGATGGCTACATGGCGCATGACCCAGGTTATGTCCGGTTTTACGCCTATCTCAGTTTGTTTGGTTCCTCAATGTTGGGTCTGGTGGTCAGTCCCAACCTGGTACAAGTTTATATCTTCTGGGAACTGGTCGGGATGTGTTCCTACCTCCTGGTCGGCTTTTGGTACGATCGCAAAGCGGCCGCAGATGCTTGTCAAAAGGCATTTGTCACGAACCGCGTCGGTGACTTTGGCCTATTACTAGGCATCCTGGGGCTATTTTGGGCAACAGGCAGCTTTGATTTCATGATTATGGGCGATCGCTTATCTGAACTAGTAGAAACCGGTTCTGTGAGCAATTTCCTGGCTATCGTGTTAGCAATTTTGGTCTTCCTTGGTCCAGTTGCTAAATCAGCCCAATTTCCCCTCCATGTCTGGCTACCAGACGCAATGGAAGGTCCCACACCCATTTCCGCCCTTATTCACGCGGCAACAATGGTGGCAGCGGGTGTATTCCTGATTGCCCGGATGTACCCAGTGTTTGAACACGTTCCCGCAGCTATGAACGTGATCGCCTTCACAGGAGCATTTACAGCATTTTTGGGCGCGACTATCGCTATGACCCAAAACGATATCAAAAAGGGCTTGGCTTACTCCACCATTTCCCAACTTGGTTACATGGTAATGGCGATGGGAGTAGGTGCTTACAGTGCGGGATTATTTCACCTCATGACCCACGCCTATTTCAAGGCAATGCTATTCTTGGGTTCAGGTTCGGTAATTCACGGTATGGAAGGCGTGGTTGGCCATGATGCCGTTTTGGCGCAGGATATGCGTTTAATGGGTGGACTGCGTAAGTATATGCCCGCTACCGGTATCACCTTCTTAATTGGTTGCTTGGCAATTTCCGGTATTCCTCCCTTTGCTGGTTTTTGGTCAAAAGATGAAATTCTCGGTGCAGCTTTTGCTGCTAACCCCCTGCTGTGGTTCATTGGTTGGCTAACTGCTGGGATTACTGCTTTTTATATGTTTAGAATGTATTTCTCGACATTTGAAGGCAAATTCCGGGGTAATGATGAGAAAATCAAAACCCAACTCAAGAATGCGGCTGCGGCGGCTGCTGAAAAATTAGGTGCTGCTGAATTAGCGCCTAACTTTGGTCCAGGGGCGATGAAAAAAGGCGAACTGGATAGTCATTCTCACGACTCCCACGGACACAGCACTTCTCCCCATGAGTCTCCTTGGACGATGACTCTACCGTTGTTGGTGTTGGCTATCCCTTCGATGTTAATTGGTTTAACGGGTACTCCCTACGCCAATTATTTTGAGCAGTTCATCTATTCTCCTAACGAAAGTTTGGCTGAAGTGATGGAAAAAGCAGCGGAATTTGACCCCCATGAGTTTTACATTATGGCGGGTAGTTCTATTGCTATTTCTGTGGTGGGTATTACTTTGGCTGTGCTGATGTATTTGGCTCGGAAAATTGACCCTGCTGCGATCGCATCTAAAATCAAACCACTGTATGAGTTATCGTTGAATAAATGGTATTTTGACGATATTTATCATCGTGTGTTTGTGCTTGGTTTGCGTCGTGTCGCTCGACAAGTGATGGAAGTTGATTTCCGCGTTGTTGATGGTGCGGTTAATTTAACTGGTTTCTTTACTTTGGTTAGTGGTGAAGGTCTGAAATACCTGGAAAGCGGTCGGGTTCAATTCTATGCTCTGATTGTTTTTGGGGCTGTTTTGGGCTTGGTGATCGTTTTTGGTGTTACCTGA
- a CDS encoding co-chaperone YbbN, with protein sequence MVLSVCERTFTQEVLESPIPVLVNFEAPWCGLCRIIHPLLLQFQAQCGDEIKLVGVNADQNFKLSTTYRLKSLPTLLLIEKGIVRQRLEGFRSRDDLRLALAEIKLNYGSSHKTYNIPQTADLECRTV encoded by the coding sequence ATGGTGTTGTCGGTTTGTGAGCGGACATTTACTCAAGAAGTTTTAGAATCTCCAATTCCGGTTTTAGTTAATTTTGAGGCTCCTTGGTGTGGCTTGTGTCGCATCATCCACCCGTTGTTGCTGCAATTTCAAGCTCAATGCGGCGACGAAATTAAACTAGTGGGAGTTAACGCCGATCAAAATTTCAAGCTATCTACTACCTATAGACTTAAATCACTACCAACGTTACTACTCATTGAAAAAGGCATAGTCCGACAACGCTTAGAAGGTTTTCGCAGTAGAGATGATTTGCGTCTGGCATTAGCAGAAATTAAACTCAACTACGGCAGTAGCCATAAAACTTACAATATTCCCCAAACAGCCGACTTGGAGTGCCGCACAGTCTGA
- a CDS encoding Cof-type HAD-IIB family hydrolase codes for MHKLSTNSTSIHNQTGNVKDVQLLVLDIDGTIAGHDNQVSEVVKQAITAVQAKGIKIAIATGRMYCSALRFHQEIQSTLPLVAYQGAWIQEPRNQKIHRHLPVSRKITQQLLDYFEQPPLRSLLSVHFYVNDKLYVREMTKETESYAERCGVSPIPVGDLRQVLTDEPTKVLALCDDVNIINELLGNLRLQYTPAELYLTTSVATFLEAANPFVNKGTAVRYIAEELLGLESANVMTIGDNFNDVEMLEYAGIGVAMGDAPAEVQAIANWVAPNVEANGAAVAIKKFLL; via the coding sequence ATGCACAAACTATCTACCAATTCTACATCTATCCACAATCAGACAGGAAATGTCAAAGATGTTCAGCTATTAGTTTTAGATATAGATGGTACGATTGCTGGACATGACAATCAAGTGAGTGAAGTTGTCAAGCAAGCCATTACAGCAGTACAAGCCAAAGGCATTAAAATAGCCATAGCTACGGGGAGAATGTATTGTTCAGCTTTGCGGTTTCATCAAGAAATTCAATCTACCCTACCATTAGTAGCTTATCAAGGGGCTTGGATTCAAGAACCAAGGAACCAAAAAATTCATCGTCATTTACCGGTTTCTCGGAAAATTACCCAGCAATTACTAGATTATTTTGAACAGCCGCCATTGCGTTCTTTACTTTCTGTGCATTTCTACGTAAATGACAAACTTTACGTGCGGGAAATGACTAAAGAAACTGAAAGTTATGCAGAACGCTGCGGTGTTAGTCCCATACCCGTCGGTGATTTGCGTCAAGTCTTAACTGATGAACCCACCAAAGTTTTAGCTTTGTGTGACGATGTCAATATCATCAACGAACTTTTAGGGAATTTACGTCTTCAATACACACCCGCAGAACTATATTTAACCACATCTGTTGCCACTTTTTTAGAAGCGGCTAACCCCTTTGTGAATAAAGGAACTGCTGTCCGCTATATCGCTGAAGAATTGCTGGGATTAGAAAGCGCTAACGTCATGACTATTGGCGATAACTTCAATGATGTGGAAATGCTAGAATACGCGGGTATTGGAGTGGCTATGGGTGACGCACCAGCAGAAGTTCAAGCGATCGCTAATTGGGTAGCTCCTAATGTAGAAGCAAATGGAGCGGCAGTAGCAATCAAAAAGTTTTTACTGTAA